CCGCCGAAGACATCACCCTGAGGCTCGCCGGTTCTCCGGTTGAAGCCGCCCGCGCAGTCGGATGTGTGCTGATTGCCCGCGTCGGAAAGTTCAATCCGAGGACATGGCTTCCGCTGATTAGGCACCTTGCCGATGACGAATCCGCAGGTGTTCGCGATGCGCTGCCGATGATTTTCGACCAAAGGCCTGAGCTTGCTGGATGGTCTGAAATGCATACCGACTATGTCTTCTCGATCTTCGAGGAGTGGCGCACCGATAACAACTATCGCATCCGCCGCATTGTTGCTCGCGGTCTCGTTGGATTCGCCTCGCAGTCCGCCGGGAATGCTGATCGGGTACTCAAGCTGATTGTCCCGCTCTATGAAGACGCTTCCGAGTTCGTGCGCCGCAATGTCGTTTCGGCAATCCGCGAAATCGGCAAATCACAGCCTGACACCGTTTTCAGTTTTCTCGAATCTCGGATTGACGCGGGGTCACCCTATGACCGGGAGCTGATTCCCATGATTCTCGAAGCGTCGTTCGCTCGCAAACAGCCCGAATGGCGTGACGAGATTCTGGCCAAACTTTAATTTTCTGTTCATAACATAAATACCCGATGAAAAACGGTACCATCAAGCAGATCATCGGCGTCGTGATTGACGTCGAATTCACCGACGGCGAACTGCCGCCGCTCTACTCCGCGCTTCACGTCAAAAAGGACGGCGTGCTCATTACCCTCGAAGTGCAGCAGCACCTCGGTGACAACACCGTTCGTGCAGTCGCCATGGACCCGACCGAAGGTCTGACCCGCGGCATGGAAGTCGTCAACACCAACCAGCCCATCAGCGTGCCCGTCGGTGCTGCTGTGCTCGGCCGCATCTTGAACGTGACCGGCGCCCCTGTGGATGAACTCGGTGACGTCAAGGCCGAGAAGCATTACCCCATTCACCGCGCTGCCCCCAAGTTGACCGAATTGAATACGCGCGCCGAAATGCTGGAAACTGGCATCAAGGTCATTGACCTGATTCAGCCCTTCTCAAAAGGCGGCAAGATTGGTCTCTTCGGTGGTGCCGGTGTCGGTAAGACCGTTATCGTGCAGGAACTCATCAACAACATCGCCAAAGAGCACTCCGGTCTTTCAGTCTTCGCCGGCGTCGGTGAACGTACGCGTGAAGGTAATGACCTCCTGCGCGAATTCGTCGAATCCGGCGTTGTTTCCTATGGCAAAGGTTTTGACGCGCACTCCTTTGACCTCACAAAAGTGGACAAGGCTTCGTTGAAAGAGTCCAAAGTGGCAATGGTCTTCGGACAGATGAATGAGCCGCCCGGCTCTCGTTCACGCGTTGCCTTGACAGGCCTGACAATGGCCGAGTATTTCCGTGATGAAGAAGGCCGCGACGTGCTGCTCTTTATTGATAATATCTTCCGCTTCACGCAGGCAGGCTCCGAAGTGTCAGCGCTTCTCGGCCGTATGCCGTCCGCTGTGGGCTATCAGCCTACACTCGCTACCGAAATGGGCGCGTTGCAGGAGCGCATCACTTCAACGAATAAAGGCTCCATTACGTCCGTGCAGGCCGTGTACGTGCCCGCTGACGACTTGACCGACCCCGCTCCGGCAACCACCTTCTTGCACCTCGATGCGACCACCGTGTTGTCCCGTCAAATCGCAGAGTTGGGTATCTATCCGGCCGTCGACCCGCTCGACTCGACGTCACGCATTCTCGATCCGATGGTTGTCGGGCAGGAACATTACGATGTCGCGCGCGGCGTGCAATCAACCCTTCAGCGCTACAAAGACTTGCAGGACATCATCGCGATTCTCGGTATGGACGAACTTTCCGACGATGACAAGCGAGTTGTCGAGCGCGCCCGCAAGATGCAGCGCTTCCTGTCGCAGCCGTTCCACGTCGCCGAGGCCTTTACAGGGCGTCCCGGCGTTTACGTCAAGACTGCCGATACCATCAAGGCTTTCAAGGGAATTCTGAACGGCGATTACGACTATATCAGCGAACAGCACTTCTATATGTGCGGCGGTATTGAAGACGTGATTCGCAATCACGAAAACGCGCAAAAGTAAGTTATGGCCAACACGTTTCATGTTGAGCTGATTACACCCGAAAAACATCTGCTGTCCGCCGATGTCGTGCATGTGCGCGCTCCCGGGTCGGCAGGTGAATTCGGTGTTTTGGCCAACCATGCACCCATGGTCGCAGGGCTTGGCCCCGGTCGTCTGCAGATTGACTTCGCCGACCACAAGGAAGAGTTTGCAATCGGCGGTGGATACTTCACCGTGGACAACAATAAGGCGCTTATCCTTGCAGAAACATGCGTCCGCAAGTCCGACATCGATCTTGATACTGCAAAAAAAAACCGGGCTGATGCACTGAAACGCATCGAAACTGCCGCATCTGCTGCAGAACGCGAAGAAGCACAATCTGCTTTCAAACGCCATAACGCACTCGTTCAAGTCGCTGAGCATAAAGTCGACTAAGTACAAAATTTTACGACCGATTACAAAAGCGGCAGTCTCTGACTGCCGCTTTTGCTATACCTTTTTTCACGTTCCTTCACTTCCAAAACCCGTCTCTTTGGGCGATGAAGTAGTCAAATTCCATCAATGGCCCAACCGCTCTCATGTAAAAACGTTCCACGGGTTCAACCGACTCTGTTGTGTCAGGTAACAGTGGATCCGTCAGATTGTTGAAGAACTTGAAAGCAGAATCATAGGCTTGGAACGTCAACAAACTGTCGCCATGCCACATGTGGAGGTTCGCTTTCGACCACCACCCTGGAACGGACTTCGGATAGACTGTGATGACTTTCTCAATCCAGCTAAGTGCTCCGCTGTAATCACGGCATTTTTTCTGCCGTTCTGCAAGTGCCAGCCACGCATTCACGGTGTCTTGCCCGTCTTCTGGAGACCGATACTCGAAAACTCCGCCGTCATAGAGCACGTTGAGGTATCCCGGAGTCTTGCTCGTGGTACCCAGAGCCAAAACCCACACTCCTTCCGGCAGACCCCATACATTGTAAGCGATTACGTGGGATTGATTCCCCGGGAGAATTGTATCTTGTGGATTGAACGGGTCCAGAGAGTCAACGCACGCCTGCACGCTGTAGGATAGTTTTGTCGAATCAATCACTGGCGCATCCGAAACTATATTCATGGTCGTCTTGTAAAGCCGTGGAGCGAACCACTCATGAGGGTTTTCGCCTATCAACACAATGCTCGAGTCCGTTCGATTGATGAACTGAACCTTGATTTCTAAGGTGTCACAGATTCCCATCATCAAACTACTTGAACGCGGATATCTGAGCATGCTTGGAGCGTAGAACTCATTAGCACGAACACAAGCATTCAGTGCAGAATTGTTCAGCCTGACTGGTGGTAGCAAATTCCGCCATACTTTGCGTTGCGGGTATTGCTCCTCAAAGTACGGATAGACGTCAAACGATGTTGGGAGGACATCAGCAACAATCGTGCAAAAGGAAGTTAGTGTGATAGCAGTAGCTATGCCTGCAAAAGTTAAATGTTTCATGATACGTTCCTCCTACTCGGCTCGAACCGTGAACCGGGATTTATCTTGAGGTGAGAAAGTGGGTGAATTGGGGACCAGACGCCCTGTGCCTAACTCTCTTCTAACAGGACCCATTATTAGCGTATCTGATTCCACAGCTTGTGGGTGGGTTAAACCAACCGCGTGACCAAATTCGTGAGCTACTACAACTCGCAATATATCGAGAGCATCGTCATGCCAATCGAAGTAACTACCAGCCCTGCAATATGGAGAGTCCATGTATTCTCTAAATCTTTCTAGGTTAACAACGATGAAATATGTATTACCTGGGTAGGTTCCCGTTCCTGTCGGATCTGGATGAGGAAATGCAGTTCCTTGTGTTTTTCTTATGGTCCATGCAGGGATCTCACGATAGGAGCCTACGCGCTGAGACCAAGGCCAAAATGATATGACTTGAGCAACGCTCTCGCCGTTGTCATAGAGATTTAGGTTAGAGGTGCTTCCAAGATAAACAAGGGAGTCGATTGGCACAAACCTTGGTGGGTATAGTGTGTGACAGCCTTTTCGCTGGAAAGACGCAGACTTGTTTTGTTGTCTAATTGGATTGGTCGGTACAGATGAGGCTTGTATATTGTAATTGTCCGTGATGTGAACTTGCACTTGGCTGTCCAGCGCGAATATGTGACCGGGATATACTTCATCGAAGAAATCAACTACTTCCGGAAACTCCTCAAGTTCGGGATGAAAGTAAACAAAAACATCCTTGAGTTTTGGATCACATCGAATATGTTCGTAGTTTGTAGTATCGTGTGGCTGAGTAGAGTCTGCCGCAACAAGAAAACCACGATACTCTTCAAAGTTTAACAAGTCGTCGCCGTCAAAAGCTCTTCCACGCATGTGATAGTCATCATCTTCCCATTTCTGGGCAACGGATCCAACTGAATCCGGATGCCCAAACGGCCAATTCTTGCGCAAGTCTGTTCCTGGAAACACTTTCTCTTCCCAAGCATCAGCCAGAAAATCCCCTGTATTACCGGAATATTGCTCGAATCCATCTTCATCTCGCGGAACGGATACATATGATATGGTGTCCCCCAACGATGTCGTCCGTGACATGAAGTTCGATTTCCCCGCCGCGTCCACAAAGGGAGTAACCATGCAATGGGCAGCATAGTCACGGGAAATCAACTCAAGAGTGTGGCTCCCTGTCACAGGCTGCCGCGTTCTTGCAATGATGCTCTTTCTTGACCTCCTTATGGCTTGACCGGCTAAGTCTCTTGCACGCAGAGTGTCCAATGCGTGTTGCCAGCCCGTTGCGCTGAACTGATCATACATGTCTATTTGAGTCAGCGTGTCGATTCGGGGGAAACCGAATCCTCCGCAAAACTCTGTTACATTGTGTTCACCGTAAATCCTGTCCCATCGCAACTCATCTCCGACCAAGTATATACGCAAATTTCCTATGGGCATCGGAAGAAGGATTGTACCGGAAGAGCTCCAGTGTCTTTCCTTTATTACAAAGGTGTCTTGGTCTATAATCTGAAAGTTAAGAGTGTCAAGTCCTCTAAAACTGAAACAGGTGCCAAATTCGCATGGCCAGCGATTACCGCTCTCGTTCTGCATCCAGATACAATTGACTGGATTTATGTTCCCCACACCAGAACTGTCGCGATATGCCCATGCCAAATGAAGCGGGCTCATGTAGTCCCAGCAGCACTCCCCGACATGCCACCCACCGGAGTCAATTTCGCTCCATTCCATGGAGTAGCTCACTCGCACTGAACTAATTATTCCGGAACCATTATTGTGCTCACCGGCAGTGACCGAATAGTCCACAGAGTGTACCGTGACATCCCCGATACCAAAAACCGAACCCGCAAAGACCGTAAGTGCAAAAAACAACTCTCATTGATTTGCTCCTCGATGATGCATCTACAATGCTATAGAATCTCGAAAAAGTCAATACCTCAACCAGAAAAAGAGAAACCGCCCCAATTCTGGCCCGCCTCTTGCCAAATACATCGTAGCTAACTCAGGAGTGTTTTCCCGTGCGCTACAGAATTACGATGTATTTTTCATGTATTTGCTGGATTTTCTCCGCTACGTATGCGGTAGACGCTGTTGATGTGCAGCAGAAATTGCAAACTGCAAGAATCCTGCTTGACCAGCCCACGCCGGACATTGAGCAACTGACTGCATTAAGTGACCAGCTTAAAGCGTTTGTGTTGAATGAGTCCGACAACACGTGGCGCGATTCCACCTGCAAAACCGTCGCGCTGATTGCTCGGGCCACCTCGACTGACCCGCAAAGTCACCGCTGGGCCATTGACCTCTGCACAACCGACCCGCTGGCACCGTGGACAAAATACACACTCGATTACTGCTGGCCTGTCGGTGGTGAAGCCGCGCATCAGCTTGAAGTTGCTGACATACTGCTCGACATGTGCGGACGCTCTCCCGATGCGCCATGGGTTGGTGATTTCAAAACCGCGCTCTTCCGGGCTTATGCCGCCGAAGAGTTCTGGTCGCCCGCCGCTTTCCTCGGAATGCAATTGATTCGAGCCGACTTCCCGCTTGGTGCGCAAGACCAGCTTACTCTGGCAAACTGTCTCTTGCGGGCCAATCAAGAGGAGTCTGCGCGAGAGGTACTCTTCGCATTGAGCAACAACACCGCGCCCAATTCCCCGCAAGCTCTGCGCGCAAGTGTCGAGCTCGGTCTTATCGAACAAGTCCTCGGACGTGACATTCAATCCAAGCAGGAGTTTCAACAGGCTTGGAACATCTGGCAGAAACACAAACGAAAGCCCGGATTCTCCGACCCGCTTGTGGCAAATGCCGCCGCGAGAGCGCGCTGGGAACTTCTGCAATTTGAATTTGCCGCGCTCGAAAAAACTCTGCATGTGTCGCTGGAATGGAATGCCAAAGAAGCCACTCGCTGGTGCAACGAGCTCGAACGCAATACCAACGAACTCCTGACGATTGCCCCGTCTTATGAATCCGCTGTCGCGCTCTTGACTGGAAAACTCCATCGTCTCGAAGGCGACGCGCTGCTTCGTCTGGGGATGTTCTCCAGCAGGCCGGAGGATTTGCTGGCGCGCGACAAACTGCGTGCACAAGCTTTGACGGCGTTTAACCAAGCCGCGGATATCCTGGTCTTCACGGCTCGCCATGAAGCGAAAGCGCTGCCTCCGCTCGCACCCGGACATTGGTCCACGCAAAAACGCGATTTTCAAACTGAAGCGCAGCAGGAAACATACGACCTGTATGTCCATGTCGCCGAACAGCTGGAAGGGTGGGCTGCTTCATTATGGCAGCAGACTCCATTGAGGAGCTTCGGGCAAAACGGTTACTCACCGCGATGTGATGCGATTGTGCACGAAGCTTTTCCGGTGCTGCAGGAGTGCGTCAATTATCGCAAGCTTGCGCTGCGCTTCGCCCGGCAGAATCCCGGCATTGACGGTGTCGAAAACTCCGTGGCAACGTTGTATCAAGACATGCTGAAACCGGTGATGGAATTGCGAAAGCTGTGCGGCAGTCAGTGGCAGACGACGTCAGCGAACGCGATGCAGATTTCGCGCACGCTGGCCGCAACGTCAAATCCGGATGCGGTCGAGTCCATGACGGAAGCCTTGTCGGCGCAGCTTGCCGAGGCGACCAAACTGGCGAATGAGTCCAATACGGCTCTTGCCACGGTGTTCGAACAGCTGTTTACCGCAGTACCTGACAAGGACTCCTTGTCTCTCCTCGCGGAACATAAGCTCGCTCTCGATCGTGAGTATGCCGCGATGAATCGCACAGTGCATGAATCGCTCGAGTTCGCGACCCACTCGCTTGATCGTCGCGACACGCGCGCGGCCAGTCTGCGTTCCAAACTATTTAAGTACAGCTCGTCTGCGGCGGACGTTGAGTTGAGTGTACTTGAAGAGGGTCATGCGTGGGCTCAAGCGAACGGTTATCTGTCATCGGGTGGAAGCCTGCTGTACGCGCGGCTTTCCGAACGCGATCCGGCCAAGTATCCGCTTCGCGGCGGTGTTTGGCAGGCGGGTCGAAAGTAAACCTCACTTACGCTGGAATCAATGTGATGACGCGGCGGCTTGAAAGAGTCGCCGCGTTTTGCTACTTTGACTGACCATGAAGAACATTCTTCTCATCTTTGTCGGCGGTGGACTTGGTTCGCTGTTGCGTTATGTGATGTCGGGACTGGTGTACAGGCTGACCTCCCTCGGTTTTCCTTATGGCACGGTGGTGGTAAATGTCACCGGATGTTTTGCGATCGGTTTCTTGATGACGGCAATGGCGGCGCGATTTGACGATTCGCCCGCGCTGAAGGTGTTTCTGACCATCGGATTGCTGGGCGGTTTCACGACCTATTCGTCGTTCAGTTATGAGACCATTGCTTTGATTCAGGAGGCGAAACCGGCGGCGGCTGTGGTGAATATCGGAATAACCCTGACGGGCTGTTTAGCTGGAACATGGTTGGGATTGGGACTTGGCCGAATGGTTTAGGGAAGACGTGCCAGGCGGAAAGGCTTAGGGGGAGCTTTGTCTGCGATGATTGCACAAGAAAATCTCTGTGGATTCGGTATTCACGCTTGTAAGTCCTTTCGCCCTGCTGCGGGAAGACAATGCGCTTGGGTTTGGGTTCAGACGCCGCGCTATCCGCCCCTACACCCGGGCGTCGGGCAGGAGGCCCGACCTAGGGATGAATGGTTATGCGTCAGCGCAAAGTTGCCTACTTTTCAAGTAGGTTGATTTTCCAGCTAAATTGGTGCATATTGTCCCTGAACGCATGACCTGCGCCGCCTATCGGGCGGCGCTGTTATTTCCAATAATTACATGCTATTGAGTGTAAAGACTCGAACGGCCTCCCAACGGGCACAACATGTTGTGCCCCTACAGTAAGAAGAACATGACGACAAGAACACATACCTGCGGGGAACTCCGCAAAACTGATAACGGGAAATCCATCGTCCTGCAAGGCTGGGTGGCGCGGGCGCGCGACCTTGGCGGGCTGGTGTTTATCGATCTGCGCGACCGCTACGGCAAGACGCAAGTGGTGGTCGAGCCGGAACAGGCCGACGCATCCCGGATTGCGCATGAACTCAAAAACGAATGGGTCGTTGAGATCCAAGGCACGGTGCGCGCACGGCCGGACGGGATGGTCAATGCCGATATGCCGACGGGTGAGGTGGAGGTGGTGGCAACGTCAATAGAAGTGCTGAACTGCTGCCCCGAATTGCCGTTCCAAATTGAAGGCGCGGACAAAGCTTCGGATGAACTGCGCTTGAAATACCGCTATCTGGATTTGCGGCGGAGCGAATTGCAGGACGTGCTGATTCTGAGGCACAAAGTCTCGAATATCGCGCGGAATCATTTCACGGAGTTGGGTTTCATCGAAGTCGAGACGCCCTGTCTGGTCAAGAGCACGCCGGAAGGCGCGCGCGACTATCTTGTGCCAAGCCGCGTGTTCCCGCATCAGTTCTACGCGCTTCCGCAATCACCGCAGATCTACAAGCAGATTCTGATGGTGGCGGGATTCGATAAGTATTTCCAGATTTGCAAGTGTTTCCGTGACGAAGATTTGAGAAGCGACCGCCAGCCGGAGTTCACGCAGATTGACGTCGAGATTTCCTTTGCCACACGTGACATCGTATTCAGCACGGTGGAGGGGTTGTGGGTGAAGATTCTAAAGGAAATTTGGAATACTTCAGTCGAGATGCCCTTGCCGCGACTGTCGTACAACTATGTAATGGAGAACTATGGTTCGGATAAGCCGGACTTGCGATATGACCTCAAGTTTGAGAATGTCACGGGTCACGTGAAGGACACCGAGTTCCGGGTGATTCGCGGAGCATTGGACGCGGGTGGAGTAGTGATTGGTTTGCGCGTGCCCGGACAAGCGGAGATTTCGCGCAAGCAGTTTGCTGAAGTGGAAGAGCTGGCCAAGGCGTCAGGGCTTGGCGGAATTCTGCCGATTAAGATCGGAGCCGAGGGCTTGAGCGGTGTGTTGGTCGGCAAAGTGAGTGACGATGCGATTGCGAACATCGTCAAACAACTCAAAGGTGAGCAAGGCGACTTGCTGCTCCTTGCCGTCGGCAAGAAGAGCGATGTGCTGAAAGCGCTGGGTGTCATGAGGATCAAGCTTGCCGAACACTTCAAGCTGTTTGATCCGAATGACCACAAGAACGTATCGATGTTTTGGGTAGTGGACTTTCCGTTATTTGAACGCGATGAAGAAACGGGAGAAGTTTGGCCTGCTCATCATCCGTTCACAGGATTCAATCCCGAAGACTCACATTTGCTGGACAGCGAGCCGTGGAACGTGCGCTCGACGTCGTACGATTTGGTGATGAACGGCAACGAATTGCTGTCGGGCTCGATTCGTATCCATGATCCGGAAATACAGTCAAAAATCTTCAGGATGCTGGGCATCTCGGACGAGGAGGCCAAAATGCGATTCGGGTTCCTGGTGGACGCGCTGAAGTACGGCGCGCCTCCGATGGGCGGTTTTGCGCTGGGATTCGACCGGATGATCATGGTGCTGACCAATCGGCCAATCCGGGACGTTATTGCCTTCCCGAAGACGACCTTAGCTC
This region of bacterium genomic DNA includes:
- a CDS encoding DNA alkylation repair protein — its product is MSESFENRDALSAAILTCIGKWRDRPGEADLHAADCEQLLSEYSAEESFRILELGNSAADAIERVPESAEDITLRLAGSPVEAARAVGCVLIARVGKFNPRTWLPLIRHLADDESAGVRDALPMIFDQRPELAGWSEMHTDYVFSIFEEWRTDNNYRIRRIVARGLVGFASQSAGNADRVLKLIVPLYEDASEFVRRNVVSAIREIGKSQPDTVFSFLESRIDAGSPYDRELIPMILEASFARKQPEWRDEILAKL
- the atpD gene encoding F0F1 ATP synthase subunit beta, encoding MKNGTIKQIIGVVIDVEFTDGELPPLYSALHVKKDGVLITLEVQQHLGDNTVRAVAMDPTEGLTRGMEVVNTNQPISVPVGAAVLGRILNVTGAPVDELGDVKAEKHYPIHRAAPKLTELNTRAEMLETGIKVIDLIQPFSKGGKIGLFGGAGVGKTVIVQELINNIAKEHSGLSVFAGVGERTREGNDLLREFVESGVVSYGKGFDAHSFDLTKVDKASLKESKVAMVFGQMNEPPGSRSRVALTGLTMAEYFRDEEGRDVLLFIDNIFRFTQAGSEVSALLGRMPSAVGYQPTLATEMGALQERITSTNKGSITSVQAVYVPADDLTDPAPATTFLHLDATTVLSRQIAELGIYPAVDPLDSTSRILDPMVVGQEHYDVARGVQSTLQRYKDLQDIIAILGMDELSDDDKRVVERARKMQRFLSQPFHVAEAFTGRPGVYVKTADTIKAFKGILNGDYDYISEQHFYMCGGIEDVIRNHENAQK
- the atpC gene encoding ATP synthase F1 subunit epsilon; this encodes MANTFHVELITPEKHLLSADVVHVRAPGSAGEFGVLANHAPMVAGLGPGRLQIDFADHKEEFAIGGGYFTVDNNKALILAETCVRKSDIDLDTAKKNRADALKRIETAASAAEREEAQSAFKRHNALVQVAEHKVD
- the crcB gene encoding fluoride efflux transporter CrcB produces the protein MKNILLIFVGGGLGSLLRYVMSGLVYRLTSLGFPYGTVVVNVTGCFAIGFLMTAMAARFDDSPALKVFLTIGLLGGFTTYSSFSYETIALIQEAKPAAAVVNIGITLTGCLAGTWLGLGLGRMV
- the aspS gene encoding aspartate--tRNA ligase — translated: MTTRTHTCGELRKTDNGKSIVLQGWVARARDLGGLVFIDLRDRYGKTQVVVEPEQADASRIAHELKNEWVVEIQGTVRARPDGMVNADMPTGEVEVVATSIEVLNCCPELPFQIEGADKASDELRLKYRYLDLRRSELQDVLILRHKVSNIARNHFTELGFIEVETPCLVKSTPEGARDYLVPSRVFPHQFYALPQSPQIYKQILMVAGFDKYFQICKCFRDEDLRSDRQPEFTQIDVEISFATRDIVFSTVEGLWVKILKEIWNTSVEMPLPRLSYNYVMENYGSDKPDLRYDLKFENVTGHVKDTEFRVIRGALDAGGVVIGLRVPGQAEISRKQFAEVEELAKASGLGGILPIKIGAEGLSGVLVGKVSDDAIANIVKQLKGEQGDLLLLAVGKKSDVLKALGVMRIKLAEHFKLFDPNDHKNVSMFWVVDFPLFERDEETGEVWPAHHPFTGFNPEDSHLLDSEPWNVRSTSYDLVMNGNELLSGSIRIHDPEIQSKIFRMLGISDEEAKMRFGFLVDALKYGAPPMGGFALGFDRMIMVLTNRPIRDVIAFPKTTLAQSLMDGSPSPVDPKLLDDLKIGLLPVK